One window from the genome of Salvelinus fontinalis isolate EN_2023a chromosome 3, ASM2944872v1, whole genome shotgun sequence encodes:
- the LOC129851133 gene encoding serine/threonine-protein phosphatase 4 regulatory subunit 2-B-like isoform X1, which translates to MMEINSLQEALKDFDKKGTQEVAPLLDQFLCHVAKTGETMVQWSQFKSYFLFKLEKVMDDFIASAPDQRGVANPNVESIPFEDMKERILKIVNGYNGIPFTIQRLCELLTEPKRNYTGTEKFLRGVEKNVMVVSCVHPTSEKNGCSGVNRINGVMLPGNSSAFTESLLLFSCRKVNGPGTPRPLNRPKLSLASSLATNGLPDSTENKDPTTEQGPDTHPSEVSASDTLGSSVKNKHYDDQEVMEAEQHEVKRLKFNKDEEEEQEVDTLSSCHADSLSEETESMVQEKEDDEEEDSEAASTAGTCEDQEPSSTQSEPSAGPGADKQAEGEVPCGSQEEGNDMDQSEQQATAGVLKNPEARHSDEGSDPVSSSSASSCNSAENESREEAAPAPSSSTPEPAAEGAMESGSQDTGTSEEPMEQD; encoded by the exons ATGATGGAAATTAACTCACTCCAAGAGGCGCTCAAAG ACTTTGACAAGAAAGGGACGCAAGAAGTGGCTCCCCTGCTGGATCAGTTTCTGTGTCATGTTGCCAAGACTGGAGAAACCAT GGTTCAGTGGTCCCAGTTTAAAAGCTATTTCCTCTTCAAACTGGAGAAGGTGATGGATGACTTCATAGCCTCAGCACCCGATCAAAGGGGGGTAGCCAATCCCAATGTGGAGTCCATTCCATTTGAGGACATGAAGGAGAGGATACTAAAGATTGTGAATGGTTACAATGG AATTCCATTTACGATCCAGCGTTTGTGTGAGCTGCTTACAGAACCCAAGAGGAATTACACAGGAACAGAGAAATTCCTCAGAGGTGTTGAGAAG AATGTGATGGTGGTCAGCTGTGTGCATCCTACCTCAGA GAAAAACGGATGCAGTGGTGTGAATAGAATTAATGGTGTTATGTTGCCTGGAAACTCATCTGCTTTTACAGAGAG TCTCCTATTATTTTCTTGCAGGAAAGTTAATGGCCCAGGGACCCCCAGGCCACTGAACAGACCAAAACTCTCTCTAGCCAGCTCACTAGCGACAAACGGACTACCGGACAGTACAGAAAACAAAGACCCTACCACAGAGCAGGGACCTGACACACATCCCAG TGAGGTGTCAGCATCGGATACGCTAGGGAGCTCTGTGAAGAACAAGCACTATGACGACCAGGAGGTTATGGAGGCGGAGCAGCATGAGGTGAAGAGGCTCAAGTTCAacaaagatgaagaggaggagcaggaggtggACACCCTCAGCTCCTGCCATGCTGACAGCTTGTCAGAAGAGACAGAGTCCATGGTCCAGGAGAAGGAGGATGACGAGGAGGAGGACAGTGAGGCTGCCAGTACTGCTGGGACTTGTGAAGACCAAG AGCCATCGAGCACACAGTCGGAGCCATCAGCAGGGCCCGGGGCGGATAAGCAGGCAGAGGGGGAGGTACCTTGTGGCTCCCAAGAGGAAGGTAATGACATGGACCAGTCAGAACAGCAGGCCACTGCTGGCGTCCTGAAGAACCCTGAGGCCCGGCACAGCGATGAGGGCAGTGACCCAGTCAGCAGCAGTAGCGCCAGCAGCTGTAACAGTGCGGAGAATGAATCCAGGGAAGAGGCAGCCCCTGCTCCCTCCAGCAGTACTCCTGAGCCAGCTGCAGAGGGTGCCATGGAGAGTGGCAGCCAGGACACTGGGACCAGTGAAGAGCCCATGGAGCAGGACTAA
- the LOC129851133 gene encoding serine/threonine-protein phosphatase 4 regulatory subunit 2-B-like isoform X2 gives MMEINSLQEALKDFDKKGTQEVAPLLDQFLCHVAKTGETMVQWSQFKSYFLFKLEKVMDDFIASAPDQRGVANPNVESIPFEDMKERILKIVNGYNGIPFTIQRLCELLTEPKRNYTGTEKFLRGVEKNVMVVSCVHPTSEKNGCSGVNRINGVMLPGNSSAFTERKVNGPGTPRPLNRPKLSLASSLATNGLPDSTENKDPTTEQGPDTHPSEVSASDTLGSSVKNKHYDDQEVMEAEQHEVKRLKFNKDEEEEQEVDTLSSCHADSLSEETESMVQEKEDDEEEDSEAASTAGTCEDQEPSSTQSEPSAGPGADKQAEGEVPCGSQEEGNDMDQSEQQATAGVLKNPEARHSDEGSDPVSSSSASSCNSAENESREEAAPAPSSSTPEPAAEGAMESGSQDTGTSEEPMEQD, from the exons ATGATGGAAATTAACTCACTCCAAGAGGCGCTCAAAG ACTTTGACAAGAAAGGGACGCAAGAAGTGGCTCCCCTGCTGGATCAGTTTCTGTGTCATGTTGCCAAGACTGGAGAAACCAT GGTTCAGTGGTCCCAGTTTAAAAGCTATTTCCTCTTCAAACTGGAGAAGGTGATGGATGACTTCATAGCCTCAGCACCCGATCAAAGGGGGGTAGCCAATCCCAATGTGGAGTCCATTCCATTTGAGGACATGAAGGAGAGGATACTAAAGATTGTGAATGGTTACAATGG AATTCCATTTACGATCCAGCGTTTGTGTGAGCTGCTTACAGAACCCAAGAGGAATTACACAGGAACAGAGAAATTCCTCAGAGGTGTTGAGAAG AATGTGATGGTGGTCAGCTGTGTGCATCCTACCTCAGA GAAAAACGGATGCAGTGGTGTGAATAGAATTAATGGTGTTATGTTGCCTGGAAACTCATCTGCTTTTACAGAGAG GAAAGTTAATGGCCCAGGGACCCCCAGGCCACTGAACAGACCAAAACTCTCTCTAGCCAGCTCACTAGCGACAAACGGACTACCGGACAGTACAGAAAACAAAGACCCTACCACAGAGCAGGGACCTGACACACATCCCAG TGAGGTGTCAGCATCGGATACGCTAGGGAGCTCTGTGAAGAACAAGCACTATGACGACCAGGAGGTTATGGAGGCGGAGCAGCATGAGGTGAAGAGGCTCAAGTTCAacaaagatgaagaggaggagcaggaggtggACACCCTCAGCTCCTGCCATGCTGACAGCTTGTCAGAAGAGACAGAGTCCATGGTCCAGGAGAAGGAGGATGACGAGGAGGAGGACAGTGAGGCTGCCAGTACTGCTGGGACTTGTGAAGACCAAG AGCCATCGAGCACACAGTCGGAGCCATCAGCAGGGCCCGGGGCGGATAAGCAGGCAGAGGGGGAGGTACCTTGTGGCTCCCAAGAGGAAGGTAATGACATGGACCAGTCAGAACAGCAGGCCACTGCTGGCGTCCTGAAGAACCCTGAGGCCCGGCACAGCGATGAGGGCAGTGACCCAGTCAGCAGCAGTAGCGCCAGCAGCTGTAACAGTGCGGAGAATGAATCCAGGGAAGAGGCAGCCCCTGCTCCCTCCAGCAGTACTCCTGAGCCAGCTGCAGAGGGTGCCATGGAGAGTGGCAGCCAGGACACTGGGACCAGTGAAGAGCCCATGGAGCAGGACTAA